One Faecalicatena sp. Marseille-Q4148 DNA window includes the following coding sequences:
- a CDS encoding DUF4367 domain-containing protein, producing MDEKKELCNKSSENRIKNPSEHSEQTGMSNHSVLNPTPEMKERLEKRIEEYEKQRELQEQLYAQLSEEDREALKLGKELQRQRKIEASSKESQRKKNRCTKSGSWKKNIVSAAAGIGIVIAVTSGFTIASVGGPKQALKIAREMFGERNRITINGVTEEEKKESGMDSMDAEEQAYQQIKDELGFDPVRLGYLPEGMVFEESVLDETSQDAYLYYRTGDKTVSYFIKKHYTEGKLSADIEDEMISQFYIPTNEINIKISEYVIKGGIEKKYMAEFVYNDTWYCVAGQIEKKEMEKIIKNLIFL from the coding sequence ATGGATGAAAAGAAAGAATTATGCAATAAATCAAGTGAGAATAGAATAAAAAATCCTTCCGAACATTCTGAACAGACAGGGATGTCTAATCATTCTGTGCTGAACCCGACACCGGAAATGAAAGAACGGCTGGAAAAGCGAATTGAGGAATATGAAAAACAGAGAGAACTTCAGGAACAGCTTTATGCGCAGTTATCCGAAGAAGACAGAGAAGCGTTGAAGCTTGGAAAAGAACTCCAAAGGCAGCGAAAGATAGAGGCTTCCTCAAAAGAATCTCAGCGAAAGAAAAACAGATGTACCAAATCTGGCAGTTGGAAGAAAAATATTGTATCAGCGGCTGCGGGAATCGGAATTGTAATAGCAGTGACCTCTGGCTTTACTATTGCCAGTGTCGGAGGACCAAAACAGGCGTTGAAAATTGCGCGGGAGATGTTTGGAGAGAGAAATCGTATTACAATTAATGGTGTAACAGAAGAGGAAAAAAAAGAGTCTGGAATGGATAGCATGGATGCAGAAGAGCAGGCATATCAGCAGATTAAAGATGAATTGGGATTTGATCCGGTAAGACTGGGATATCTGCCGGAGGGGATGGTGTTTGAGGAGAGTGTGTTAGATGAAACATCACAAGATGCCTATTTATATTATAGAACAGGAGATAAAACAGTTTCTTATTTTATAAAAAAACATTATACAGAAGGTAAACTTTCGGCAGATATTGAAGATGAGATGATATCTCAATTTTATATTCCAACCAATGAAATTAACATAAAGATTTCAGAGTATGTAATAAAAGGCGGGATAGAAAAAAAGTATATGGCAGAATTTGTGTATAATGATACATGGTACTGCGTGGCAGGGCAGATTGAGAAAAAAGAAATGGAAAAAATAATAAAAAATTTAATTTTTTTATAA
- a CDS encoding TIGR03905 family TSCPD domain-containing protein, whose translation MEYTPKGVCSRQILFEIEDDIIKSVKFVGGCPGNTVGVASLIQGMNVHEAISRLEGIRCGTKSTSCPDQLATALKLALEQQDNK comes from the coding sequence ATGGAGTACACACCAAAAGGTGTCTGCTCACGGCAGATTCTTTTTGAAATCGAAGATGATATCATTAAGTCAGTTAAATTTGTTGGCGGATGCCCGGGAAATACAGTAGGCGTTGCATCTCTTATTCAGGGAATGAATGTACATGAAGCAATTTCCCGTTTAGAAGGAATTCGCTGCGGAACAAAATCAACTTCCTGTCCGGATCAGCTTGCTACAGCTTTAAAACTTGCATTAGAACAACAAGATAATAAGTAA
- a CDS encoding 5'-methylthioadenosine/adenosylhomocysteine nucleosidase, protein MIGIIGAMQDEVETLISDMNVEEKTEYASMIFHKGNLCGQNVVIVKSGIGKVNAAICAQVLVDKFHVDKLINTGIAGSLDAAIDIGDIVISTDMVQHDVDASTFGDPVGQVPNMDVFSFPADKELIEKAVEANTEANPDIHTYTGRIVSGDQFISDNAVKERLVSLFGAKCTEMEGAAIGHAAYLNKVSCVIIRAISDKADNSAEVDYPEFEAKAIIHSVRLVKCLLKKLG, encoded by the coding sequence ATGATAGGAATTATTGGAGCAATGCAGGATGAAGTAGAGACTCTGATCTCTGATATGAATGTAGAAGAAAAAACAGAATATGCATCTATGATTTTCCATAAGGGAAATCTATGTGGTCAGAATGTTGTAATTGTGAAGAGCGGCATTGGAAAAGTAAATGCTGCAATTTGTGCACAGGTTTTAGTAGATAAATTTCATGTGGATAAGCTGATTAATACAGGTATTGCAGGTTCATTAGATGCAGCAATTGATATCGGCGATATTGTTATTTCCACGGATATGGTTCAGCATGATGTGGATGCATCAACTTTTGGAGATCCGGTAGGACAGGTGCCAAACATGGATGTATTTTCCTTTCCAGCAGATAAAGAGCTTATAGAAAAAGCAGTCGAAGCGAATACAGAGGCAAATCCGGATATCCATACATATACTGGACGGATTGTCAGTGGAGATCAGTTTATATCTGATAATGCAGTCAAAGAAAGACTTGTGTCACTCTTTGGGGCGAAGTGTACAGAGATGGAAGGAGCTGCGATTGGACATGCGGCATACTTGAATAAAGTTTCGTGTGTCATAATTCGTGCAATTTCGGATAAAGCCGACAATAGTGCAGAAGTAGATTATCCGGAGTTTGAAGCGAAGGCAATTATCCATTCTGTAAGGCTTGTGAAATGTCTTCTGAAAAAACTCGGCTAG
- a CDS encoding glucose-6-phosphate isomerase: protein MAKVTFDYAKANTFIGEHEVDSMKALAEEAKKLLLSREGAGNDFLGWIDLPVDYDKEEFARIQAAAEKIKQDSEVLVVIGIGGSYLGARAAIEFLRHNFYNMVSKEIRKTPEIYFVGNSISSTYIKHLIDVIGDRDFSVNIISKSGTTTEPAIAFRIFKEMLEKKYGKAEASKRIYATTDKARGALKGLATEEGYESFVVPDDVGGRFSVLTAVGLLPIAVSGADIEKLMEGAASGRELALEKPFEENDALKYAAIRNILHRKGKSVEVLANYEPSLHYVSEWWKQLYGESEGKDQKGIFPAAVDLTTDLHSMGQFIQDGSRIMFETVVNVEKSQEELYIQEEKEDLDGLNYLAGKSIDFVNKSAMNGTILAHTDGSVPNLMVNVPEQNEFYLGQLFYFFEFACGVSGYISGVNPFNQPGVESYKKNMFALLGKPGFEKEREELLKRL, encoded by the coding sequence ATGGCAAAAGTAACATTTGATTATGCAAAAGCGAATACATTTATCGGCGAACATGAAGTAGATAGTATGAAAGCATTAGCAGAGGAGGCAAAGAAACTGCTTCTGTCAAGAGAGGGAGCGGGCAATGATTTTCTTGGATGGATTGACCTGCCGGTTGATTATGATAAAGAGGAATTTGCAAGAATTCAGGCAGCAGCTGAGAAGATCAAACAGGATTCAGAAGTGCTGGTTGTCATTGGAATTGGCGGTTCTTATCTTGGTGCACGAGCTGCTATTGAATTTTTGAGACACAATTTTTATAATATGGTTTCAAAAGAGATTCGCAAGACACCGGAGATTTATTTTGTAGGTAATAGTATTAGCAGTACATATATCAAACATTTAATCGATGTAATCGGAGATCGTGATTTCTCTGTGAATATTATTTCCAAATCAGGAACAACAACAGAGCCGGCGATTGCATTCCGTATTTTTAAAGAGATGTTAGAGAAGAAGTATGGAAAGGCAGAAGCTTCAAAAAGAATTTATGCGACAACGGATAAAGCGCGTGGAGCATTGAAAGGGCTTGCAACAGAGGAAGGATACGAAAGCTTTGTTGTACCGGATGATGTCGGAGGACGTTTTTCTGTGCTGACAGCAGTAGGGCTGCTTCCGATCGCGGTTAGTGGAGCTGATATTGAGAAATTAATGGAAGGAGCCGCATCAGGAAGAGAACTTGCGTTGGAAAAACCATTTGAAGAAAATGATGCGCTGAAATATGCAGCAATCCGCAATATTTTACACCGCAAAGGAAAGTCAGTAGAAGTTTTGGCGAATTATGAACCGAGTCTTCATTATGTAAGTGAATGGTGGAAACAGCTCTATGGAGAAAGCGAAGGAAAAGATCAGAAAGGTATTTTCCCGGCAGCAGTGGATCTGACAACAGACCTTCATTCTATGGGACAGTTTATTCAGGATGGTTCCCGTATTATGTTTGAGACCGTTGTGAATGTGGAGAAATCACAGGAAGAGTTGTATATTCAGGAAGAAAAAGAAGATTTAGACGGATTGAATTATCTGGCAGGAAAGAGCATTGATTTTGTCAATAAGAGTGCAATGAATGGTACAATTCTTGCGCATACAGACGGATCCGTTCCAAATCTTATGGTAAATGTTCCGGAACAAAATGAATTTTATCTTGGACAGCTTTTCTATTTCTTTGAATTTGCATGTGGTGTCAGCGGATATATTTCAGGTGTGAATCCATTTAATCAGCCGGGCGTAGAGAGCTATAAGAAAAATATGTTTGCGCTTCTTGGAAAACCTGGATTTGAAAAAGAACGCGAAGAGTTATTAAAGAGACTTTAA
- a CDS encoding helix-turn-helix domain-containing protein: protein MLSNQVLHKIIKDIERISGAQCSVWNMEGKCIAGVENTTAVMNREVQEVIEDVAWLTMKSVNKNVYFVVSDEGIPVQILALKEYTGDCQLVGEMAVSQLENLQQAYKEHLDKNRFIQNLLLDNLLLADIYNQAKRLHVESDTKRAVFLIEPKTSDDAMVMEMLRGIYAGDTKDFVTAVSEGSMILIKALEESEGYEALLKIAKTIVDMMETEAMVNVRVAYGTIVNELKDVSKSYKEAGMALDVGRIFYAERSVLAYNELGIGRLIYQLPVSLCEMYLQEVFEGKCVDQFDEETIAAVNKFFENNLNISETARQLYLHRNTLVYRLEKIQKMTGLDVRTFDDALTFKIAMMVSEHLKFLKQRE, encoded by the coding sequence TTGTTATCAAATCAAGTATTGCATAAAATTATTAAAGATATTGAAAGAATTTCAGGTGCACAGTGTTCTGTCTGGAATATGGAGGGAAAATGCATTGCGGGGGTTGAAAATACAACAGCTGTAATGAACCGGGAAGTACAGGAAGTTATTGAAGATGTTGCATGGCTGACAATGAAGTCAGTAAATAAAAACGTTTATTTCGTTGTATCGGACGAAGGGATTCCGGTACAGATTTTGGCTTTGAAAGAGTATACGGGAGATTGTCAGTTAGTAGGAGAGATGGCGGTAAGTCAGCTTGAAAATCTGCAGCAGGCATACAAGGAACATTTGGATAAGAACAGATTTATTCAAAATCTGCTTTTAGATAATCTTCTGCTTGCGGATATTTACAATCAGGCAAAGCGGCTTCATGTAGAGAGTGATACAAAAAGAGCGGTCTTTTTAATTGAACCAAAGACATCAGATGATGCAATGGTCATGGAAATGCTTCGGGGAATCTATGCCGGAGATACGAAAGATTTCGTGACAGCAGTCAGCGAAGGAAGTATGATTTTGATTAAGGCGCTTGAAGAATCAGAAGGATATGAGGCTCTTTTGAAAATTGCAAAGACGATTGTAGATATGATGGAAACAGAAGCGATGGTAAATGTGCGTGTTGCATATGGTACTATTGTGAATGAATTGAAAGATGTTTCTAAGTCATACAAAGAAGCAGGAATGGCGCTGGATGTTGGAAGGATTTTCTATGCAGAGAGAAGTGTTCTTGCCTATAATGAGCTTGGAATTGGACGCTTGATCTATCAGCTTCCGGTATCGCTTTGTGAAATGTATCTTCAGGAAGTATTTGAAGGTAAATGTGTAGATCAGTTTGATGAAGAAACGATCGCAGCAGTCAATAAGTTTTTTGAAAATAATCTAAATATTTCAGAGACAGCAAGACAGTTATATCTGCACCGAAATACTCTAGTATATCGATTGGAAAAAATACAGAAAATGACAGGGCTTGACGTAAGGACGTTTGATGATGCGCTGACATTTAAGATTGCGATGATGGTTTCTGAGCATTTGAAATTCTTAAAACAGAGAGAATAA